One Corallococcus macrosporus DNA window includes the following coding sequences:
- a CDS encoding YciI family protein, which produces MSYMLVVRQTMGGKSQTAEEKRVSEDRMKRMLGFGAMLQERGILMAADSLRSDEEGIRVERREGKLSFKDGPFTESKEIIGGFFLIDVKTREEAVELATQCPAAEWSTVEVRQTGPCYDP; this is translated from the coding sequence ATGTCGTACATGCTGGTGGTGAGGCAGACCATGGGGGGGAAATCCCAGACGGCGGAAGAGAAGCGCGTCTCGGAGGACCGGATGAAGCGGATGTTGGGCTTCGGGGCGATGCTCCAGGAGCGCGGCATCCTCATGGCGGCGGACTCCTTGCGTTCGGATGAAGAGGGCATCCGGGTGGAGCGGCGCGAAGGGAAACTGAGCTTCAAGGACGGGCCGTTCACGGAGTCCAAGGAGATCATCGGCGGCTTCTTCCTCATCGACGTGAAGACGCGCGAGGAGGCGGTGGAACTGGCCACGCAGTGCCCCGCCGCGGAGTGGTCCACCGTCGAAGTGCGTCAGACCGGTCCCTGCTACGACCCGTAG
- a CDS encoding efflux RND transporter periplasmic adaptor subunit, with translation MTDAPSQTALSALRIDRSAAPMRRRRWLRWLIPAALLLAGVLAIAGAVARRPPTVRVAEVREPLPGEQQTELSASGYVDSRRRSVIAPLIAGQLVEVSVEEGEPVRRGQVIARLDDRDARVVLDRAEAEVQAAGARLAASEAQAVNADRTTERTRNLARQGAVARAQLLDVETAGRATRESLNLARAQLAVARRAREAARLQLAHTVVRAPFDGTVSKKLANEGAVLAPAALTGTNLGGIVELVDLQALEVEAEVSEEQLSRIRTGQPALIFLDALPERAFPGQVATVRPAIDRSKATATVLVRFQSVPRGALPDMGAKVSFLRQPLPPDALDAHGQPPRVPASAVVHDSGGDAVWVVKDGRLARQPVRVAGRVGEEVSLAQGPRAGTQVVVAPDPKRLRDGRRVKVETGGG, from the coding sequence GTGACCGACGCACCGTCACAGACGGCATTGAGCGCCCTGCGCATCGACCGCTCCGCCGCTCCCATGAGGCGACGGCGCTGGCTGCGCTGGCTCATCCCCGCGGCGCTCCTGCTCGCGGGGGTCCTTGCAATCGCGGGCGCGGTGGCACGCCGCCCGCCCACCGTGCGCGTCGCGGAGGTGCGCGAGCCGCTCCCCGGGGAGCAGCAGACGGAGCTGTCCGCCTCCGGCTATGTGGACTCGCGGCGCCGCTCGGTCATCGCGCCGCTCATCGCCGGCCAGCTCGTGGAGGTCTCCGTGGAGGAGGGAGAGCCCGTGCGGCGGGGGCAGGTGATTGCACGGCTGGATGACCGGGACGCCCGCGTGGTGCTGGACCGCGCGGAGGCGGAGGTGCAGGCCGCCGGGGCGCGGCTCGCCGCCTCCGAGGCCCAGGCCGTCAACGCCGATCGCACCACCGAGCGCACGCGCAACCTCGCGCGGCAGGGCGCCGTCGCGCGGGCCCAGTTGCTCGACGTGGAGACCGCGGGCCGCGCCACGCGGGAGTCCCTCAACCTGGCCCGGGCGCAGCTGGCCGTCGCCCGCCGGGCACGCGAGGCGGCCCGCCTCCAGCTCGCGCACACCGTGGTGCGAGCGCCGTTCGACGGCACCGTGTCGAAGAAGCTCGCGAACGAGGGCGCGGTGCTCGCGCCGGCCGCCCTCACGGGCACCAACCTGGGCGGCATCGTCGAGTTGGTGGACCTCCAGGCCCTGGAGGTGGAAGCCGAGGTCAGCGAGGAGCAGCTGTCGCGCATCCGCACCGGCCAGCCCGCGCTCATCTTCCTGGACGCCCTGCCCGAGCGCGCCTTCCCCGGCCAGGTGGCCACGGTGCGCCCCGCCATCGACCGCTCCAAGGCCACCGCCACCGTGCTGGTGCGCTTCCAGTCCGTCCCCCGGGGCGCCCTGCCGGACATGGGCGCCAAGGTTTCCTTCCTGCGCCAGCCGCTGCCACCGGACGCGCTGGACGCCCACGGCCAGCCCCCGCGCGTGCCCGCCAGCGCGGTGGTGCACGACAGCGGGGGCGACGCCGTGTGGGTGGTGAAGGACGGGCGGCTCGCGCGCCAGCCGGTGCGCGTGGCCGGGCGCGTGGGTGAGGAGGTGTCCCTCGCGCAGGGGCCGCGCGCGGGCACCCAGGTGGTGGTGGCCCCGGACCCGAAGCGCCTTCGCGACGGCCGGCGCGTGAAGGTGGAGACGGGGGGCGGATGA
- a CDS encoding ABC transporter ATP-binding protein, translated as MSQDARPVPMVRLQGVSKTYRRGTVEVPVLAAVDLTIDTGAFEAFMGPSGSGKSTLLNLISGLDKPTTGTAEVAGRDLAQMDDRELSDWRAAHVGFVFQLYNLIPVLTAAENVELPLLLTPLTRGERRRHVAAALELVGLPHRVGHRPPQLSGGEQQRVAIARAIVSDPDLIIADEPTGDLDRKAAEAVLDLFGVLHRELHKTLVMVTHDPHAAERAGRVHHLDKGVLQ; from the coding sequence ATGAGCCAGGACGCGCGGCCAGTCCCCATGGTGCGCCTCCAGGGCGTGTCCAAGACGTACCGGCGCGGCACGGTGGAGGTGCCCGTGCTGGCGGCGGTGGACCTGACCATCGACACCGGCGCCTTCGAGGCCTTCATGGGCCCGTCCGGCTCCGGCAAGTCCACGCTGCTCAACCTCATCTCCGGATTGGACAAGCCCACCACCGGCACCGCCGAGGTGGCCGGCCGCGACCTGGCACAGATGGACGACCGCGAGCTGAGCGACTGGCGCGCCGCCCACGTGGGCTTCGTCTTCCAGCTGTACAACCTCATCCCCGTGCTCACCGCGGCGGAGAACGTGGAGCTGCCGCTGCTGCTCACGCCGCTGACGCGCGGGGAGCGGCGCCGGCACGTGGCCGCCGCGCTGGAGCTCGTGGGCCTGCCCCACCGCGTGGGCCACCGCCCGCCGCAGCTCTCCGGCGGTGAGCAGCAGCGGGTGGCCATCGCCCGCGCCATCGTGTCCGACCCGGACCTCATCATCGCGGACGAGCCCACGGGGGACCTGGACCGCAAGGCCGCGGAGGCCGTGCTGGACCTCTTCGGCGTGCTCCACCGCGAGCTGCACAAGACGCTCGTCATGGTGACGCACGACCCGCACGCCGCGGAGCGCGCCGGGCGCGTGCACCACCTGGACAAGGGGGTGCTCCAGTGA
- a CDS encoding FtsX-like permease family protein, whose translation MNYVGLAGRDLLRNPLRLTLTILAGAVGVTAFIFLSTVVDIFYYNARAAQVDRLIVRNKVSFTQPLPLSYYARIAALPGVTAVTHQEWFGGTLGDTQKDFFANFAIDPRTFLEVFPEFVVPPQQLAAFRGDPCGALVGEQLARRFGWKAGDRVTLKGQIYPGDWTFNVHGVYTGARPGVDTTALVFGYRCLNESDRLTEGRKDQVGIYAVRVDDPARSAGVAAAIDHLFDNSPYPTKTESEKAFQLGFVAMSSAIVTAVRVVSSVILLIILLVIGNTLAMGVRERTRDIATLRAMGFRPRTVVALVLAESSVIGLCSAVLGVTAAPVLVGAFTKLIASRFGPMPDHLTRGHTLWVSALAAVAVALLAGVGPALRAVRLPVAEGLRKVA comes from the coding sequence GTGAACTACGTGGGACTGGCGGGAAGGGACCTGCTGCGCAACCCGCTGCGGCTGACGCTGACCATCCTCGCGGGCGCGGTGGGCGTGACGGCCTTCATCTTCCTGAGCACCGTCGTCGACATCTTCTATTACAACGCGCGGGCCGCGCAGGTGGACCGGCTCATCGTCCGCAACAAGGTGTCCTTCACCCAGCCCCTGCCGCTGTCGTACTACGCGCGCATCGCCGCGCTGCCGGGCGTCACCGCCGTCACCCACCAGGAGTGGTTCGGCGGCACGCTGGGGGACACACAGAAGGACTTCTTCGCCAACTTCGCCATCGACCCGCGCACCTTCCTGGAGGTCTTCCCGGAGTTCGTCGTCCCGCCCCAGCAGCTGGCCGCCTTCCGCGGCGACCCGTGCGGCGCGCTCGTGGGGGAGCAGCTGGCCCGGCGCTTCGGGTGGAAGGCGGGGGACCGCGTGACGCTCAAGGGGCAGATCTACCCCGGCGACTGGACGTTCAACGTGCACGGCGTCTACACCGGCGCGCGGCCCGGCGTGGACACCACCGCGCTGGTGTTCGGCTACCGCTGCCTCAACGAGAGCGACCGGCTGACGGAGGGGCGCAAGGACCAGGTGGGCATCTACGCGGTGCGCGTGGACGACCCCGCGCGCTCGGCCGGGGTGGCGGCGGCCATCGACCACCTGTTCGACAACAGCCCCTACCCGACGAAGACGGAGAGCGAGAAGGCCTTCCAGCTGGGCTTCGTGGCCATGTCCTCGGCCATCGTCACCGCGGTGCGGGTGGTGTCCTCCGTCATCCTGCTCATCATCCTGCTCGTCATCGGCAACACGCTGGCCATGGGGGTGCGCGAGCGCACCCGGGACATCGCCACCCTGCGCGCCATGGGCTTCCGCCCGCGCACCGTGGTGGCGCTGGTGCTGGCCGAGTCCTCCGTCATCGGCCTGTGCTCGGCGGTGCTGGGCGTGACGGCGGCGCCGGTGCTGGTGGGCGCCTTCACGAAGCTCATCGCCTCGCGGTTCGGCCCCATGCCGGACCACCTCACGCGCGGCCACACGCTCTGGGTCTCCGCGCTCGCGGCGGTGGCGGTGGCCCTGCTGGCGGGCGTGGGGCCGGCGCTGCGCGCGGTGCGGCTACCGGTGGCGGAAGGCCTGCGGAAGGTGGCCTGA